TTCAGCATCGAGGCAGGCGAACGCGTGTGCCTGATCGGGCGCAATGGAGCGGGCAAGACCACGCTCCTGCGGCTCATCACCGCCGAGCAAAGCCCCGACTCGGGCGAGGTGGTGCTGCGCAGGGACATGGTCGTCGCCCAGCTGCAGCAGGAGCTGCCGACGGACACCGGCCGGACGGTGCGCGAGATCGTGCGCAGCGGACTGGCGCCACTGCAGGCGCTGGTCGAACGCTTCGAGGAGCTTTCGCCACGCGCCCGCAACGCCCAGGATGCCGCCGAGCTGCAGGCGCTGCAGGCGCGGATCGATCTCGCCGACGGCTGGAACCTCGAGCAGCGGGTCGAAAGCATCATGAGCGAGCTCGCCCTGCCCGCGGAGCGCACGCTCGGCGAACTCTCCGGCGGCTGGCGCCGGCGCGTGGAGCTCGCCCGCGCCATCGTCGCGCGGCCTGACCTGCTGCTTCTCGACGAGCCCACCAATCACCTCGACATCGTGGCCATCGAATGGCTGGAGACGATGGTGCAGCGGTTCACCGGGGCGGTGCTCTTCATCAGCCACGACCGCGCCTTCCTCGACCGGATCGCCACGCGCATCGTCGAGATCGACCGCGGCCGGCTGCTGAGCTTTCCCGGCGACTACCTCGCCTTCCTCGAGCGGCGCGAACAGCTCCTCGACGAGGAAAAGGCGCAGAACGCACTCTTCGACAAGAAGCTCGCGGATGAAGAAGACTGGATCCGCCAGGGCATCAAGGCGCGGCGCACCCGCAACGAGGGCCGCGTGCGTGCGTTGCTGAGGATGCGCGAGCAGCGTGCGGCCCGCATCGCGCAGACGCAGAAGGCCCGCATTTCGATCGAGGCGGCCCAGCCCTCGGGCCGCAAGGTGATCGAGGCGCGACACATCACCCACGGCTTCGGCGGGCGCGCGTTGTTTCGCGATCTCACGATACGGATCGCGCGCGGCGAGCGTATCGGGCTCATCGGCAACAACGGCGTCGGCAAGACCACGCTGCTACGCATCCTGCTCGGCGAGATCACGCCCCAGGCCGGCACCGTGAAGCTCGGCGCCGGCATCGAGACCGGTTACTTCGGACAACTGCGCGAGACGCTCGATCCGGAGAAAACCGTTGCACAGGTCATCGGCGACGGCCAGGACTACGTGCGCCTGAACGGCCGGCCCGTGCACGTCATCGGCTACCTGCGGGGATTCCTCTTCAGCGCGCGCCGCGCGATGACCCCGGTGAAGGCGCTGTCGGGCGGCGAGCGCAACCGCGTGATCCTCGCCCGGCTGTTCACGCGGCCGACCAACCTGCTGGTGCTCGACGAGCCGACCAACGATCTCGACGTCGAGACGCTGGAGGTGCTCGAGGAGCAACTCACGAGCTACGACGGCACACTCATCGTCGTCAGTCACGACCGCATGTTCATGGACAACGTGGTCACCAGCACGCTCGCCTTCGAGACCGGCGGCGTCGTGCGTCGTTATCCGGGCGGCTACTCCGACTGGATGCGCCAGGGCGGCGAGCTCGCGGTGGCCGGCGACCCGACGCGGCAGCAGGCCGATCTGCCCGCAGGCAAGTCACCCCGTCGGGTGAAACCGGCAACAGTGCGCGCACGCCTCTCCTTCAGGGAACAGCGCGAACTCGACGGGCTGCCCGCGCAGATCGAGGCGCTGGAGCGCGAGATCACCACCGTGGAAACGCAGATCGCGGCACCGGGGTTCTACGGCCAGCCGTGGGAGGCGACCGCGCCCGTGCTGGCCCTGCTCGAAGCGAAACAGCACGAGCACGAGCGGGCCACGGCCCGCTGGGTGGAACTCGAGGACCTCAAGCAGCGGCTGGCGACGTCCGACGCCTGACCGGAGCGGAACCGGCCGGGCAGGCGCGCAGCGCGCGCATTATCATGGGCGCTTTCGCCTACCCGGAGATTGCCTCATGAAAATATCCATGCACGCCATGTCGGTGGAGCTCTTCGTGCCCATGCTCGGCAATCTCGCCGCGATCCTCGACAAGGCCGTCGCCTCGGCCGCGGCGCGCAAGTTCGACAGCGGCGTGATCGCCGGCAGTCGCCTCGCGCCCGACATGCTGCCGTTCACGCGGCAGATCCAGCTCGCCTGCGATTTCGCCAAGAACTCCACGGCGCGCCTGGCCGCCCAGGACCCGCCGAGGTTCGCCGACGAGGAGACGACGCTCGCCGAGCTGAAAGCGCGCATCGAGAAGACGATTGCGTACCTGAAGACGGTCTCCGC
This genomic interval from Gammaproteobacteria bacterium contains the following:
- a CDS encoding DUF1993 domain-containing protein, whose amino-acid sequence is MKISMHAMSVELFVPMLGNLAAILDKAVASAAARKFDSGVIAGSRLAPDMLPFTRQIQLACDFAKNSTARLAAQDPPRFADEETTLAELKARIEKTIAYLKTVSAGALEGSEDRQIVVPLHDRKLEMRGLPFLQRWVLPNFYFHVVTAYALLRHNGVDVGKMDYLGRDSVPPA
- a CDS encoding ATP-binding cassette domain-containing protein — encoded protein: MALFRLNQVSLAFGDQPVFRDADFSIEAGERVCLIGRNGAGKTTLLRLITAEQSPDSGEVVLRRDMVVAQLQQELPTDTGRTVREIVRSGLAPLQALVERFEELSPRARNAQDAAELQALQARIDLADGWNLEQRVESIMSELALPAERTLGELSGGWRRRVELARAIVARPDLLLLDEPTNHLDIVAIEWLETMVQRFTGAVLFISHDRAFLDRIATRIVEIDRGRLLSFPGDYLAFLERREQLLDEEKAQNALFDKKLADEEDWIRQGIKARRTRNEGRVRALLRMREQRAARIAQTQKARISIEAAQPSGRKVIEARHITHGFGGRALFRDLTIRIARGERIGLIGNNGVGKTTLLRILLGEITPQAGTVKLGAGIETGYFGQLRETLDPEKTVAQVIGDGQDYVRLNGRPVHVIGYLRGFLFSARRAMTPVKALSGGERNRVILARLFTRPTNLLVLDEPTNDLDVETLEVLEEQLTSYDGTLIVVSHDRMFMDNVVTSTLAFETGGVVRRYPGGYSDWMRQGGELAVAGDPTRQQADLPAGKSPRRVKPATVRARLSFREQRELDGLPAQIEALEREITTVETQIAAPGFYGQPWEATAPVLALLEAKQHEHERATARWVELEDLKQRLATSDA